The DNA segment ACCTGGAAAGTACCAGTAAGTGAATGTTATGCGAAAGAGGCCAAGATTTATCATAAGTCTTCCAATAAAAGCTTACCTTATGGAGAGTTGGTGGAAGAAGCTTCCAAACTGACGGTTCCGAAAGAACCCAAACTCAAAGATCCGAAAGATTTTAAACTGGTAGGTCAAAAGATTGCCCGTCCGGATATACCATTGAAAGTGAATGGCACAGCTCAGTTTGGGATTGATGTCAAGATTCCGGGTATGCTGTATGTATCTGTATTGCGTTCTCCTGTATTTCACGGCACAGTAAAGAACATAGATGATACAGAAACCAAAAAAATTGCAGGAGTAAAACAAGTGATTCAGGCAGAGCGAAAACTCAATAATCATAAACTATATGGGGTTGCTGTACTGGCAGACAGCTATTGGGCAGCCCTGCAGGGTAAGAAAGCGCTTAAGGTAGAGTGGAATATAAAAGATGTAGACAAAGTCAATACAGACCAGCAATATACTCAGCTTCGTGAACTGACAAAAACAGAAGGAGTAACAGCACGAAAAGAGGGAGACTTTGCAGCAGGTTTTGCCAAAGCGTCTAAAAAAGTAGAAGCTATTTACGAGCTTCCCTTTGCAGCTCATGCACCAATGGAACCACAGAACTGTGTGGCTTGGGTACAGGGAAACAAAATAGATATATGGGCTCCAACCCAGATTCCGGACTCCGCTAAGAAAGAACTGGCAGAGTATCTGAAAATTCCGGAAGAGAATATTTCACTCAATATCACATTTCTTGGTGGAGGATTTGGCCGTCGGTTGTTCGCAGATGCAATCATGGAAGCAGCCTATATTTCCAAACAGGCCAACGCTCCTGTTAAAGTATTATGGACAAGAGAGGATGATATGACAGGAGGCCCATTTCGCCCGGGAACTGTTAGTAGTTTCAAAGGAGGACTGGATGCCAGTGGCAAGGTGATTGCCTTGCAGCATAAAGTAGTAGCCCCTTCTATTATGGACAACATGTTTGGTAGCAAAGATCCCAAACAGCGACAAGACGATGGAGCGATGGAAGGCATTAAGGAGAGTAGTTATGAAATACCCAATAGTAGTTATCAGAACATTTTTGCAGAAACGACTCTTCCTATTGGCTGGTGGCGGGCAGTGTACTCTACTACTACCGCGTTTGCTCACGAATGTTTTATTGACGAGCTAGCTCACACAGCAAAAAAAGATCCGTTGGATTTTCGTGTTGGTATGATTCAGAAAAACCTTCGGATGAAATCTCTTTATACTTTTCTTCGGGATAAAAGTGGTTGGGACAAACCTCTTCCTAAGGGATGGGGCAAAGGTGTAGCAGCCTGGGAGTTTTTTGCAGGAAGAGCAGGCCATGTAGTTTTTGTCTCCAAAAAACCTACAGGTGGCCTTCAGATAGAAAAAGTTGTGGTAGCTATTGATTGTGGTACAGCAGTCAATCCGGATAATGTTAAGTCACAAGTAGAAGGAGCAACTGTCATGGCATTGATGGCTGCTCTCCGGGATTCCATTACATTTAAAGATGGAGTACCACAACAAACAAACTTTGATAATTATCGTATGATGCGTATGAGTGAAATACCTTCTATTGAGGTACATCTTGTTCCAAGTGTCGAGAAACCTGATGGTGTGGGTGAGCCGGGCTTACCTCCGCTTGCACCTGCTCTAGCCAATGCAGTATTTGCTGCCACAGGTAAACGCATCCGCAAACTGCCTTTCGATCTGGATACTGTCTAGAAAATACCCAAAAGCTATTCATGATTTTCTGGCTTGTGTCTTCAAAAGAAGACACAAGCCATTTATTTTGGCTGTCAGATTATCTATTTATACATTCTATTCTTTTTATACATATGATTCGCCTTATTGATCGGGATATAATACTTCGTCAACCTACTATAGGATATACGATCAGTTCTGTACAGCAACTATATTATACCAATTTTTTAGAAGATGAACTCACACCAGAAGAACTTGCGTCCAGAATAGAACCTCTGGATCATAGAAAGTCATCTATCAAACCTATATTTAGCCATACCACTCTACTTTATCATCCGTCTACCAACGAAGCTGAGTATCCTGCACTTTTCAGCGAGGCCTTCAGACAGGCTCTCGAAAAGACAAATATTCAGTCGCTGTATTGTCTGACTGATACTAAACGTTCTGTTTTCGGAAATCTCTCCAATACGTATGCGCCTCTGAAAAAAGCCTATAAGGCACTCAAGCAGATTACAGGAAATGATAGTACATATCAGGGAGGATTTGAAATAACGTTGGACTCGATTAATGAATTTATATCTATTCTGTTCTGGATAGCTCGCTGTGATACTCTCTCCTTTTCTCTAACCTCTGATGATGATTCTTTTGTAGCAGAATTTTGTAAGTATGGCAATCTGCATATTACTTTCTATCAGGAGACGGCCTTTACTAATCTATTATCCCATTTTCTAGCTTATGGATTACAGGAGTGGAATGAGCAAGAATATAACAGGTTTGGCTCATCCAGTGCTATTAAAGGACGCAGAATTAAAATATAGTAGAAAGCAGGCAATTAATTCCTTTCTCCAATTTTAATTTGTCTAGGTGCCACAATATAAATAGGTAAAGATAAATTTCTCCCCATGATATTATATCTCACACTTCCGCCCGTTTATACACTATAAATCCAAACCTTCCTTATTATAACTCTATTTTTGACATAACCCATGAACAAACCTCTATTCATTATTTTCTATTTTCTGCTCTCTTTGCCCTTATATTCTCAGGCAAAGCTCGATACTCTTCTGCCTGTAAGAGGTTTTTGTATTGGAGCCCCTCAACCCAAAGATGTGGATCGGTTTATAAAATTTATCAATGAAGAACTAGCTCCCCGAAAAGTTAACACACTCATTCTACGAGTTGACTTCAACTACCAATATGAAAGTCATCCGGAGCTCAGAGATAGCATTGCACTTTCAAAGAAAGAGGTAAAGAAACTGGTAGCTGCCTGCCGAAAGAACAGCATTAATATTATTCCTCAGATCAATTTATTAGGTCATCAGTCATGGGCAAACACAACGCATAATCTGCTAAAGAAATATCCTGAGTTTGACGAAACACCACATGTTCAGATGCCAGCAAAATACCAATGGCCTAATCCAGATGGATTGTATTGCAAAAGCTATTGCCCGTTACATCCAACAGTTCATAATGTAGTGTTTGATATAGTAGATGAAATGTGTGATGTATTTGGCTCCAATGCCTTTCATGCAGGTATGGATGAAGTGTTCTACCTGGGAGATGACAAATGTCCTCGTTGTGCAGGTCGTGACAAGGCAGAACTCTTCGCAGGAGAGGTACGAACCATACGGGATCATTTGGCACAGAAAAACCGTAAGCTCTGGATCTGGGGAGATCGTTTACTGGATGGCAAAACTACCGGACTGGGAATGTGGGAAGCCAGTTACAATAACACCTACCGGGCTATCGATTTGATACCAAAAGATGTTATGATCTGCGACTGGCATTATGAACGCCCGGATCAAACACCCGTATTGTTTGCAATGAAAGGGCTTCAGGTTATTACCTGCCCATGGAGAATGCCTAAGTTTGCCGTATTGCAGACACAGGATATGGTACGGTTCCGGGCATCCTCTACACCGGAAATGAAAGATCGGTATCAGGGCATGATGCAAACTGTATGGTCAAGTGCGGGCCAGTTTCTGGATGAATATTACGGACAAGCTACCAACTCCAATGCTAATGGAAATACAGCTTCCAATTGTTTCAGAACTATGTACAACGAAATCACGCAACTAGGAAAATGAAAGTAACAAACATGCGTGTATTATCTATTGACGTATTCAGAGCACTAACCATGCTGCTTATGATCTTTGTCAATGACTTCTGGACTTTAAAAGACATTCCTCAATGGTTGGAACATTCACAGGCAGATGTAGATTTCTTGGGGCTATCCGATGTTGTATTTCCTTGTTTTCTGGTAATTGTCGGTATGTCCATCCCTTTTGCAATTCAGAACCGGATAAGCAAAGGGGATTCCAACTTTCAATTGATTAAACACATTGTGATCCGTTCTATTGCCTTGCTTGTAATGGGTGTATTCACAGTCAATAGCCCTGATCTGAATCCGGAAGCTACAGGTATGCGTCAGGAATATTATATCATTCTGATGATTCTGGGTTTCTTTCTGATCTGGAATGTATATCCCAAATCAACAGACTGGAAAAAATACCTGTTCATAGCCTTACAGGTTATCGGAGTTTGTCTGCTGGTCTGGTTAGCAATAATTTTTCGGGGCAACGCAGATAATCAGATTGTTGGGTTTCGGACTCAATGGTGGGGCATTCTGGGATTAATTGGCTGGGCCTATCTAGGTAGTGCTATTATTTATGTATTCATATGGCGCAAACCTATACTCATTCCTGTAGTATGGGGATTGTTTACATTACTGAATATTGCCGATCATGCACACTGGCTGGAAGCAGCACATCTGAGTGATGTATTTGGCTGGATACCTGGAACTGGTGCTTTCCATTGCTTTACCTTTGCAGGTATAACTGCAACCCTTCTGCTTGAAAAATATTATTCCAGTGCAGAAAATAAAAAATTATTGATTATTTATCCAATAATCGGAGCTGTACTTATTGTTCTGGGACTTATTTTCAGACAATTTTCTATTATCATCTCCAAAATTCACGCAACTCCTACCTGGATCTTCCTATGTAGTGGTATTGCTTTTCTTTTTTACACTATAATCTATTGGCTGGTAGACTTAAAGAAGAAAGCTAATTGGTTTGATATTATTAAACCAGCAGGAACGAGTACCCTAACCTGCTATCTGATTCCCTATTGGTACTATGCCATAGCAGCACTATACGGCTTTGTGATTCCAATTGCCTTCAAAACAGGAGCCTTAGGTTTGATCAAATCCATGATTTATGCATTTATTATCATTGGAATTACTGCATTACTGGGCAAACTAAAAATAAAGCTGAAGATTTAATTCTCACACAATGCCGGACCGCCATAAAGTCCAGTCCGGCATTACTTATTTTTCCGCTTCTATAGGTTTATTCAAATCTATATGCTGCAGTATAGCAGGATCTGCCAGATCGGCTGTAAAACTTCTGGTATAGTCCAGTTCAATCTCAACATTCCCAATCACACAATCCTGTACATGTCCACCCGTTGTGCGGGCCTGATCGATAAAATGAAAGTGATAGGTCGGGCTATTTAATACAGCTGCTGATTCTGGTGTAAAAAAGCCAACAATAGTACCTTTCATTTTCGTATGTGTAAACTCACTTACAGGTACTTGTTCAATAGGTTTATAGGGTTTTTCCTGTTTGTGATAACTGGTAAAGGTAATAGAGGCAAACTCTCCACTTATTTTTATAGCAGCAAACGTATTCTTTACAATCAGCGAGTCCAAATACTGTTCCAGCTCCTTTAGCGAAAATGCCTTATTTATCTTTACTTGTTTGTCTGTTTTGAAAAACTTGATAGCAGAAAAAGCAATTTTAGCCTGATCAGGCATTACCTTCGCTTTGCCATCAGCAGGAATGGAATAAGCTACTCCATCCAGAATAACCAATTCACTAGCTACCTTTTCTTCGCTTCCCAAGCCAAAATCACCATAAGATTTTAACTCTTTGGCAGTAGTCACACCATCATACTGCCCCAAACGAATGGCCCGATTCAATGAAATATAATGTATGCTATCAGGCTTATCTGCAGAAATAGTTGCTGAGATCATAGTGATCAGAAGTAAAGGGATGATTCGAATCATAATACATAAGTTTTATACCGTAGTGCATCCA comes from the Xanthocytophaga agilis genome and includes:
- a CDS encoding xanthine dehydrogenase family protein molybdopterin-binding subunit; translated protein: MKTSESINRRAFLQLTGSTGAMLALGFSLTDCKGKEAQAASQLTNLSEDVITGRELNPFIIINSDGKIILMAHKPEMGQGTWQSMPLIIAEELEVTLDQVQIRMAKVEKKYGDMSVGGSYSVRGSWMDLRKAGAAAREMLTQAAANTWKVPVSECYAKEAKIYHKSSNKSLPYGELVEEASKLTVPKEPKLKDPKDFKLVGQKIARPDIPLKVNGTAQFGIDVKIPGMLYVSVLRSPVFHGTVKNIDDTETKKIAGVKQVIQAERKLNNHKLYGVAVLADSYWAALQGKKALKVEWNIKDVDKVNTDQQYTQLRELTKTEGVTARKEGDFAAGFAKASKKVEAIYELPFAAHAPMEPQNCVAWVQGNKIDIWAPTQIPDSAKKELAEYLKIPEENISLNITFLGGGFGRRLFADAIMEAAYISKQANAPVKVLWTREDDMTGGPFRPGTVSSFKGGLDASGKVIALQHKVVAPSIMDNMFGSKDPKQRQDDGAMEGIKESSYEIPNSSYQNIFAETTLPIGWWRAVYSTTTAFAHECFIDELAHTAKKDPLDFRVGMIQKNLRMKSLYTFLRDKSGWDKPLPKGWGKGVAAWEFFAGRAGHVVFVSKKPTGGLQIEKVVVAIDCGTAVNPDNVKSQVEGATVMALMAALRDSITFKDGVPQQTNFDNYRMMRMSEIPSIEVHLVPSVEKPDGVGEPGLPPLAPALANAVFAATGKRIRKLPFDLDTV
- a CDS encoding family 20 glycosylhydrolase, whose product is MNKPLFIIFYFLLSLPLYSQAKLDTLLPVRGFCIGAPQPKDVDRFIKFINEELAPRKVNTLILRVDFNYQYESHPELRDSIALSKKEVKKLVAACRKNSINIIPQINLLGHQSWANTTHNLLKKYPEFDETPHVQMPAKYQWPNPDGLYCKSYCPLHPTVHNVVFDIVDEMCDVFGSNAFHAGMDEVFYLGDDKCPRCAGRDKAELFAGEVRTIRDHLAQKNRKLWIWGDRLLDGKTTGLGMWEASYNNTYRAIDLIPKDVMICDWHYERPDQTPVLFAMKGLQVITCPWRMPKFAVLQTQDMVRFRASSTPEMKDRYQGMMQTVWSSAGQFLDEYYGQATNSNANGNTASNCFRTMYNEITQLGK
- a CDS encoding DUF5009 domain-containing protein, translated to MKVTNMRVLSIDVFRALTMLLMIFVNDFWTLKDIPQWLEHSQADVDFLGLSDVVFPCFLVIVGMSIPFAIQNRISKGDSNFQLIKHIVIRSIALLVMGVFTVNSPDLNPEATGMRQEYYIILMILGFFLIWNVYPKSTDWKKYLFIALQVIGVCLLVWLAIIFRGNADNQIVGFRTQWWGILGLIGWAYLGSAIIYVFIWRKPILIPVVWGLFTLLNIADHAHWLEAAHLSDVFGWIPGTGAFHCFTFAGITATLLLEKYYSSAENKKLLIIYPIIGAVLIVLGLIFRQFSIIISKIHATPTWIFLCSGIAFLFYTIIYWLVDLKKKANWFDIIKPAGTSTLTCYLIPYWYYAIAALYGFVIPIAFKTGALGLIKSMIYAFIIIGITALLGKLKIKLKI
- a CDS encoding acetolactate decarboxylase, with amino-acid sequence MIRIIPLLLITMISATISADKPDSIHYISLNRAIRLGQYDGVTTAKELKSYGDFGLGSEEKVASELVILDGVAYSIPADGKAKVMPDQAKIAFSAIKFFKTDKQVKINKAFSLKELEQYLDSLIVKNTFAAIKISGEFASITFTSYHKQEKPYKPIEQVPVSEFTHTKMKGTIVGFFTPESAAVLNSPTYHFHFIDQARTTGGHVQDCVIGNVEIELDYTRSFTADLADPAILQHIDLNKPIEAEK